From the genome of Lotus japonicus ecotype B-129 chromosome 6, LjGifu_v1.2, one region includes:
- the LOC130723264 gene encoding heterogeneous nuclear ribonucleoprotein 1: MASRKLDNPHSGDGASPGKIFIGGLAKDTTLDTFVKYFEKYGEITDSVIMKDRHTGRPRGFGFITYADPAVVDHVIQENHIINGKQVEIKRTIPKGSSQSNDFKTKKIFVGGIPTSVSEDELKGFFSKYGKVVEHEIIRDHTTKRSRGFGFIVFDNEKVVDTILTDGNMIDMAGTQVEIKKAEPKKSSNSGSLPPFASDSRPRSYNDGFSGFADSYGSFGSGGYGPGSYRSLYGGRLGDYGGYGTDDFSGSFGSYGAGAGAGSGGYAGRYGESSFGYSGRYGSYMGGLGGGYGGGGLGAYGRGGGAYGSYGGPGTGEGFDGPGAGYGGAGGGMYAGSRAGYGGSSRYHPYAR, encoded by the exons ATGGCTTCTAGAAAGCTCGATAACCCTCACTCCGGCGACGGTGCCAGTCCCGG GAAAATCTTCATCGGAGGGTTAGCCAAGGACACCACCTTGG ATACGTTCGTGAAGTACTTTGAGAAATACGGAGAGATAACCGACTCTGTGATCATGAAGGATCGACACACGGGTCGACCCAGGGGATTCGGGTTCATCACGTATGCGGATCCTGCTGTTGTAGACCATGTCATTCAGGAGAATCATATCATCAATGGCAAACAG GTTGAGATCAAGAGGACTATTCCAAAGGGTTCTTCGCAATCGAAtgacttcaagacgaagaagattTTTGTTGGTGGTATTCCAACTTCAGTATCTGAAG ACGAGCTTAAGGGCTTCTTCTCAAAATATGGGAAGGTTGTGGAGCACGAGATAATTCGCGACCACACCACGAAAAGGTCCCGGGGATTTGGGTTTATAGTTTTCGACAATGAGAAGGTTGTTGATACCATTTTAACTGATGGGAACATGATTGACATGGCTGGTACTCAG GTTGAGATCAAGAAGGCTGAACCAAAGAAATCCTCGAACTCTGGTTCTCTTCCTCCATTTGCTAGTGACTCTAGGCCACGTTCTTACAATGATGGTTTCAGTGGATTTGCTGATTCTTATGGGAGTTTTGGCAGTGGCGGTTATGGCCCTGGATCTTATAGGTCACTTTATGGTGGTAGGCTTGGTGATTATGGTGGTTATGGAACTGATGACTTCAGTGGTAGTTTTGGGAGCTATGGTGCTGGTGCTGGTGCTGGTTCTGGTGGCTATGCAGGCCGCTATGGAGAGTCATCTTTTGGATACTCAGGCCGCTATGGATCTTACATGGGCGGTCTTGGTGGTGgatatggtggtggtgggttagGCGCCTATGGAAGAGGTGGTGGGGCTTATGGAAGTTATGGTGGTCCAGGCACTGGTGAGGGTTTTGACGGCCCTGGTGCTGGTTATGGTGGGGCAGGAGGAGGAATGTATGCTGGTAGTAGGGCAGGTTATGGGGGCAGTAGCCGTTACCATCCTTATGCAAGATAG